The region TTACGTTCTTCACCGCTACCGCCATAAACCGCGGTACTAAATCCGGTATATCGTTGTAGACGTTAAGCTTTAGCCCGCTGCCATCGGCAAATTTCTGCGCCACCGTATACCAATCCGGGCTAGTAAATGCCTGTCCGAAAATTCCGGAAATTTCGCGCGCTACACCTAATTGTCCGAAACAATCCGGCCGGTGCGTAAACATCTTATTCTCAATATCAAGCACAACATCGTCCAAGCCAAACACCTGCGCGAAACTATCGCCCGCCTGCAATACTACGCCTTTTGGCATATCTCGCCCGCTGATTTCAACAATACCGTCATGATCTGTGCCAATCGCCAACTCATCTGCTGCCGCCAGCATTCCTTGGCTCAGCACGCCGCGCAGCTTGCGCGCGCCTAATACAAACGGCTCCGCGTCGGCAAAGCTCGCCGGCACCGTACTGTTCGGCGGCAGCCACACTGCCCACATATCGGCGTGAACATTCGGCGCGCCGCAGACCACTTGCACATAGCCTTTATCATCGCGCGGTATATTAGCAACAGCGCCGCCATCATCTATTAAACATACATGCAACCGATCAGCATTCGGGTGCGGCTCGCACTGTACAACATGCACGATCCGCGCGTCTTTGTACTGAGCGCCCAGGTCAATGACCTTCTCGACGCTGCCTAACTGTGCATTCACCCGCGCCACCAGTTCATCTACCGGCGGCAACTCAAAATTAACTAAACTTTTAACGATATTCAGACTGACTTTCATACTATCCCAATTATACGCCATATCTGGAGCATTTTAAAAGCCGGCAAGCCGCTTAGCCGCAATTAGTAGCTGCAAAATAGTTACCCGCGACCCAAAATCGCGTCCAGCATTTTCATGCGCGACGCCATAATTGCTGGGATCGCGCCGCTGATAATTGCCACGACTAAAACGATTTCCGCACGGAAGACCAACTGCGGCGGCGACACATACAATGTCACGTCGGCAATCGGCAACCGAAATGGATGCGCCAGAAAGAACGGCACGAGCCCGCCGAAAAATATCGCCAGCCCCGCCGCCACACCGCAAACCGCATAAAATAACGATAGTAAAACATAGCTAAACACAATCACGCGCGGCTTCACGCCGATCGCCCGCTGAATCCCAATCTGGCGGCGCTTATTGATGATATCAACATAAATTACGATAAAAATCGTCACTGCCGCGATGATAATCCCCACAAGCAGCATAATTGCATCAAGCGATATAAAGCTGCCGGAAATCGTATCCATATACGACGCCGCATCGCGCCAGTCGTGTATCCGCACGTCGGTGTATTTTAGATTTTCAAGCGCCTTCTTTACCTCATTGTCTTTGCCGTTCGCGGCGCGCACGATAATCATAGTCGCAGCAGTACTATTCGCTTCACCAGAAATCTTTTGCCACAGCACCCGAGAAATATATGCCGCATCGTCGGCGTAAATATATTTCGTGTTAGAAATACCGCCAACCTTAACTTTTATGTCCTTGCCGTTAATCTTCATTGAGATCGTATCGCCCACTTTTGCGCCATCAAGCGCCGTCCGTACGAGCAATCGGCTGCCCAAAACAATTTCGTCGTCATTCTTCAAAAACGTGCCGCTCTCAATATGTTTTTTAATATCAAGCGTCTCGCCAAATGTTTTCGAGTCAACGACGTTTACCGCCGCGCGCGTATAAACGTCTCCAGACACCAGCAGCGTATCGAAACTCAGAACCTTATCCGCCATGCGCACACCGTCGATTCGCTTAATCGCAGCAATCTTTTCATCAGCGTTAGCGATAAATTTGCCCGGTTCTTTAGCGTCGAGATATATCTCACCGACCATCAAGCTTTTGACTTGATGCTCAATCGCATGCGTAATACCAGTCAACAGCGACGACGCAAATGCTAAATTTATAAACGCCACCGCTACCAGCAGTGTCGTCAGCGCCAACGTCCATTTTCGTCCGCGCACGATATATTGCCGCATCAGCCGCCAGCCAAGCAAAAACTCACGCCATAAGTTATTTTTCGGAATATTCACAATAATTCCCCCGCCGCCGGCGTGCGCTCGGCTTTTACCACGCCGTTTTCAAACACGATTTGCCGCTTAGCATATTGCAATTCATCCGCTTCGTGCGAAATCATCACCACCGTAATACCGTCGGCATTGATCTTTTTTAGCGTCTCCATCACATTTTTCGACGCAACCGTATCAAGGTTAGCTGTCGGCTCATCGGCGAAAATAATGTGCGGGTCGTTCACCAATGCGCGCGCAATCGCAACGCGCTGCTGCTCGCCGCCCGACAATTCAGACGGGAGGTGCCGCGCCTTTTTCTTCAGACCGACGCGGTTTAATTCCCGTAGCGCCTTTTCGCGCGCCACTCGCGCCGAGCACCACATCAGCCGTGGCAACATTACATTTTCAAGCGCCGTCAACTCGCGAATCAGTGCGTACTCCTGAAAAATATAGCCGATTTCGCGCAAGCGCATTTCGATCCGCTGCTTTTCCGGCAACGCCGCAACGTTCACCGCATCGGCATCGTTCTTTTTCAAATTAAATAAAATCCTGCCTTTTGTGGGATAATCCAGCATCGCTACCTGGTGCATAAACGTCGATTTTCCCGAACCATTACGCCCTGTGATCATCAAAAAATCGCCGTGAAAAATCGAAAAACTCACCTTTTTTAGCGCCTGAGCCGCACTATCACCCGACCCGTACGTCTTGCTCAACTGCTCAACTTTGATGACTTCATGCGGCATACGATAATTATATCGCGCGCCGCATATCCGCGCAACGACGCTCCGCTTAGATTTATAGACCGCGCTACCGCAGAAAACCGCCCTTATACTCCAGCCTGTACATGTGCGACAATAGCTTCACCGAAATAGTTTCCATAGCAAGCTGCTATCCTATGGTCGCTATCAACACTCTGGCGATTTAATCGGTGGACAATACCGTGCATCATCTCCGTGCCATGCCAGAAAATTTTAGCCGCAGCATTATTAAATAAGGAGTCACCTGCTGCCATCTCGCACCAAGCATAATGAGCCAGTGCATGCGTCCACATGTAATACGTGTCACCCGCCGGATCTTGTGGTCCTCTATCAATAGTTTTATACGCCCGCAATGTACGCCGCCACTCTTGCATTTCATGAAGCCGATCATTTTTTGTTGTCAGTTCATTTAACAGCATGTTGCTATCAAGCCATCGCGCATATTGACGAGAGGCTGCCCACAAAAGCATGAGCGCTCGTCCAATATCATCTCCTGCAAGCTGCAACGCTTCGTCAAACTGCTGAACCGCATTTAAGCAGCCATCCCTAGCTGAACACGCGACAAACACATCTTTTAACCGTGCAATGCTACTGAAATCAGGAATTATTTCCAGGTCATTTGAAGTGATTCCTGAATGGTCGCTGAACTGTATAAGGGCACCGCTAAGCATCATATCAGCCCTGCCTAAACAATTCGCCACTACTAACGGTTCCCGCTGCAATAGTAATGCGTGAAGCTCTTCCGTCATCTCCTGAATCGACGGCATCATCGGTTGATAGTTGCCGCAAGACAACCTTTCGCTATCAACATGCAGCGTTTCGTGTGATGGTGTATAGAACAGCGTAAACGCACTTTTTTCCAAAACAACGCATGACTCTTTCGGTACTTTTAGCCGCAGGAGCATATTCAATACTGCGTTCCATAGCTGTTATAATATTATTGCAGGCATTAATTTTCAACTATATGAAGTATTCAAAGCGCTTTTCACATCCAACAGGTCAAACAACGAAAGCAACATTGATTGGCTGTTTACAAGCGATCAAGACCGTAATCTGGACACCGCCTCACGAAAACAGAATCATACACCGAGATGTTAATCAAGCGCTTCTGCACGTAGCCCAGCCAACGAATCCCTCGCTCGCAGAAACGCTCAAGCAAATCCGCTCTATCCTACCCGTGCAATTTACTGTTCATGCAATTTCAGCCAAGGAGCGTCTCGGGTTATTTGCGGCACTGATGCAATTTACGATGTATCTGCCAACAATCCGTCCGTATTTTCGTGCGGACGCCACCGACATAGCAGCTCTCCATCGGCGAATTGCCAAGCAGTACCTACTTTCATCGCGTCCAGTTACTATAGCTGAGCAATTTCATATAGCCGCAGAAATGACTAACGACCCTGTAGAGGCTCTATGGATTCTGCTCGTTACGACTCGACAATACGCACGCTGGTATGATGGTGAAGCAATTATTGGGTTTCGGAACGACCCTACGCCTATCGCCAGGCGGCGAATGATATCGTGGTATAAATCTGTTGCCGCACTTAAACAATATGACGGCATTCACAGTCAAGACAGCGCCGGTGACACATATTATGTATGGACTCACGTTATTGCTAAGCTCGTGTTTGGTCCGATGTCGCCGTGGTGGGCGATTGATGCGTATATCTATCGCTCGGCATTACATATTGGCACGTGGTTAAATCATAATATTGCACATAAAGTCTCACCGCAGTCTACTCCGAGCAATCATACAATCGCTGCACGATATGGTAATGCGATCGGTAAATGCATTGCACAAGTCGCAAAACATCATGTTTAATCGCGAAGGCGGGTGCTTTCTAATCATACTCACGTTCACATCAGCCGCCTTAGCACTATCAGACGACTGTACAAAATTTGATCTACCCACGAAATCACCTACAAAATCGTCAACCTGATGGCGTACTACGATATCAGCGGAAGCGACCACACGCTGTATAAAACATGAGACTTAACGAAGGAAATCGAAACGATGAGTTTGGCGGAGGTTGAGGCGTCTGGGAAGTGGGGTGAAATGGTTGAGTTGATGAAGAAATTGCATTCTTAGTTATCATGAGTTAATTTGACACATCCGCATCCGGAGAAAAAGTTACTGAATTTATCTCCTGTGCCAACGGCACCGCCAAATCAAAATTCCGCTTCGTTCGCTGGATAATTTTATACTGCTCAGGTAAGTCCAATCGTGGTGTTAGAGCAATTATTTTGCCAGCATTGTAAACCGTTCCGGAGCGATAAACATTTTGAATCAGCACGGCTTCAGGCATCGTCTCACTCACGCGGCGAAGCGCCGAAATGTGGCGGCTAGTTTTGCGCGGACGCGTATGCCAATTACCCATCACGCAAAGCGTCGGCTGCGACAAATCCAGCCGCTCAATATTACGTGCCATCACCACCTCGCGCCAGTCTGGGTCGGTAATTTGCCGCCACTGATCAATCGTGTAATCAAACGTTTCGTCGATGTACGCCACCTGGTCTATCGCGCCAGTTCGCAGCAATTCCACCACGGTTTTTAGCATCTCAATCGACAAAACGCTGCTGTCAAACATCGCAGGGTTTAGAAGCGAAATATCCACATCGCCGCGCACCGCCCGCTGCACAAAAACGTCAACCGAAGCGCTATACTCCAGCGCCAACTGTTTAATGCCGAGTGAATAACACAAAGTCCAAACAGCATCGGCATTTTGCCGCGCGCCATGAATCTCGCCACATAAATACAGTCGGCTAGCCGGCAATAAACCTAGCGACTGAATTGGCAGGGTTTGTGGGGTGTGGGTGGTGAATATAGTGTAAATTTGCACTGGCTTAGCCATATTACCAATTTTACACCAACCGCCAACATAAAGGTGTGAGTACAGGTTATATGTTTCTCGCGCACTAACTACAGCCGCCGACGAGATAAAACTGCTCACCTACTCTGAAGCATTCCCCACGCCGCCAACATAGCGTAATTGCGCACTTCACCACGACGAATCATTTGGCTAATTTGACCATTCTCAATCCACTCAGACTCGATAAACTCCGTGTCGTCCGGTCGAGCTTTTTCGTCATCAGTCACGTAATCACACTCAACCACAAATAACCTTGCATTAGTTCGGCGATTATCGGGGTAAAACCAGCCGATACACTTCGCATTTTCCGCTTTAATCCCCGATTCTTCAGCCAGCTCCCGCGTCGTCGCCTGTTCGGGCGTCTCGTCAGCCTCAATCTTCCCGCCCGGAAACTGCCATAAAATCTCATCCACCGGGTACGAATATTCGCGCTGAACCAGTATTTTATCGCCCTTTCGGCAAATCACAATCACCCCGCCGCGACCGCTATATTCTTGCCGCAGATACTGAATCTTTTTGCCGCTCGGTAGCTCAACCTCATCCTCTACCAACTGCATTCGCGGATGGTCGAGTATATGCCGAGAGCTTATTTTTCGCCATTTTTGTATAGCCATAGTCATTGCCTTCTATTATATATCTTTGTACTGTATTGATTCAATCCATCAGAAGAAATAATTTCAGCATCTATAATACCAGACTTAATAGCAGTCGACCCTATAAGAACCGATCTAGAGACGGTCGCCTCACCACCTATCGTAGCTTCATCATCCAAAACATTATTTGATAAACTCAGTCTCATGTTGTTATCATAGTACCTTTTTATAGTGCCAGCATCGTCCCAATAGCCTTCGTCTGGCAGTCTATGTGAAACAACGTTACCAGTATAGATTAACGGCGTGATAAAATCTCTCATTAAACTTCGATGTTCGCCATTCCAACCATTGCGCTTATTGCGAGCTATCCATTCTAGCAACTTTATGTTACTTATTATATAAATCCCGGATGAACTCATATATTCTGACCCTCCTGGGTGGTCACTTATTTCACCAACCGTACCATTATGCGCATGTATGTACTGACCATAAGGTTTAATATCAACACCCAGTATAGTAACATCCGCGTCCATTTCTAAGTGCTTTTCGTAAAACTCACTCAAGTTAATATTCTCTACTACGTGGTCTGCGGGTAATATCAATGAATTGCCTTCGGGATAAGGTTCAAACAGGTCGTATGAAAAAGCAATTAATGAGGCTGCGCCCATACGTCTACTGTCTCGCAACGCAGCAACTTTATCTTTTTTTGACTCCAAGTGATTTTCAAGGTCTTTAGTTTTAGACTCATCAAAATGTAGAGTAACCGTCGTAGACTCTGTTTGACTAGCAATATTCAGCGACCAATCTATTATTTTCTTGCCATCAGACCCCATGGGCAACATAGGCTTTTGCTTTACTAGTGTATGCGGTCTTAAGCGTGTTGCTTCACCAGCGGCTGGTATTATTGACCTAAGCCCTCTTAACATAATCTTGCAACCTTTTTATACTCATCTTCTATATAGTCAACAAAAAACCTCATATCAAATTTCTCAATGGAACTGGTTGCGTTATTCATTAACTTATCTTGTAATTTATCATCTCCAAGCAATCTTATAATAGCATCTGCTAGCGACCGCGAGTTGCGAGGCTCTACAGTTAAGCAATTGTAGCCATTAATACCTATTTCATCCAACCCAGAAGTATTAGACACAATTGTTGGAAGCGAAGCTGCTAGCGACTCGATGGCAGTAAACCCCAGACCTTCATAATATGACGGTATAATAGATATATTAACGCTTTTATACAGTGCTCCCATGTCTTCCTGCGAGACTGGCTTATTCGAAATCAGGATTCTATCGTTGACATTAAGTAAAGTAGCTAACCTTTTCACTGCCTCCTCATATCGGCCTCCACGTCCATCACTTGTTAATAGCAGCTGTGCATCGTATTTTCTGCTTACTTCAGATAACGCATATATTGCCTCCTCGACGCCTTTTCGTTGTGTAATACGCCCTGGAAGCAAAATTAATCTATTTGCGGTAGGTCGCCTGTTAAAATACTTACTAAAGACATCAATATCTCTGTATAGCGACTCCCTAAAAGCTTTCAAGTCAATCCCATGATAGCAAAAAGAGGTTAACTCGCTTTTTGCCCCAAGATGAAGAGCGGAATTATAACTAGCCTTGCTACCGAGAACCATTTTATGATACCTCCCAGACTCTATGATGAATCTAGCTAAAGACAAATCGAGAGGTGAATCGTCATAAAAACCTAATGCTCTTTTTCCAATATCAGGAGCATTCCAGAACGTAAAAAACACTTTTGTATCACCGATAATATCACCAAGAGTGGATAGTAGTAGCATAGGCATGTAGCTATATACATGGACAACGTCATAGTTTTTTCTTAGCTCTTTTGCTATTGCCCGCGCAGGCTTACCGAAGCCTGCTAAACCTGTCATAAAATCTTTGTATTCAGGAATATGTATAATTTTGAAGTCAGGATGACCATTAACCTCACTTAAATATTGATTGTCTTCATCCACGCAGACAGTTACGTTATGACCTCTTTCTGCCATAAATCGCGCTATCAAGCATGTCGCTATACCACTGCCTGCTAAATCAGGATAAAATTGACCGGCTAAAATTAATATTTTCATAAGGATCCATATAACTTTCTAGAGACAGTATTTATTAGCCGGCTATAGTCAGAAGTAGCCCCAGGCTTGTCCCGTTTAAAAACGTGTAAATTCTTACCGAAAATGTAACCTATAGGCGAAAACTCACCGTACGCAACACTGCCAAGCGATGGTGATTTTATATAAACTACACAGCCTCCGCCGTCTTTCTTTATGTCTTCAAGTATATTCAATTGTTGCCTGTTTAATATGTTCCCGTCTTTGAAATTCCACCTACCATTCATGTCACTCTTAATAAGCTTTGGTTCACGCGGAGCATATAACTTCAAATAGTAAACACCTGGGCTGCTGACGCTTTTCACATTATGGTCTTCGCTACTTCCAATCGTCCCAAGCACCTTATTATTTGCGCCTCCTTTAGATAATTTTAATATATAATGAATCAACTCCAGCGGTATCCCATTCGATAAAATAGCATTATAGGTTTGATATAGCGTAGTACCCTGCCACCGCGGATTTATTTCCGTAACATACAGCCTGTATTCATTTTTTTCTCGTTTCACCAAGAAATCAACACCAACGATACCAAAATAACCATACTTCTTGTAAAGAATTTCGCCGATACTTTTTGCAATCTCCATATACAAACTATTAACGGCCTTCGGCCAATTAATCCCCCAGTCATTACCAACACTACAATAAGTACCGTTACTACGACAATCTGCGTCAAGCACTTTGTGAGATAGCGGATCTACAAACACCATACATTCTGCACCCCTTGGAACGATACATAGCGATCCATTGGCAGAATAGGCATTTGCAATTTCAGTACTTACTTTTACTCTCATACCTTTAGGCAGAATCTTTTGAACCCTATTAAAATCACTTTGGTTGCTAATTTTATATGTTCCACCACCAGCAGCAGACACCGCCTCCTGAACGAAAAAAGATTCTCCCGCTTCGGCGTTAAATATTTTTTGAATATAATGATAATTCTTATCTAGCGACATGTTCTTTGATTCTGCTAAAATGCGGTAGCCTAATTTTGACTCAATCCCAGAAAGTATATCTTCAAGTAGAGTCTTATTCTCTAGGTCAATATATTTATCAAAATCGTCCACGGGTGATGTTATCGTAAATTTCTCCCACGCACTCCTCTTTTTGATATAATCAGACAGGGGTTTGTTCGGCGAAGACGCCAATATAGCCACCCTAAGGTCATCTCGGATAACCCTATCCACTTCATCGAAAATGCGATCATCTACTACGCTAAATATTCCATCAAAACTCTTTGAGCTAATTTTAGGCGGAGTTAATATTTTAGAGTTTTTAAACTTACGTCCTAGATCATTATGAGTATGCACTACAGTGAAATCGTCTTCACAAACTATACCCAGGTCGATAAGATTATCACAGTGGTCACGCCGCGCAGATACAAGCCACAGTTCGTCATATGCCGAGAATGACTCTCTACACATAGATATAATAGTATCTGTATTCATGAAAATATTATACAATAATAAAGGTATTTATCAAATTTTATAATCACACTCTTAAATTTTCGGACGAAGTGAGCTTTTAACATAACTCTAAAACTGCCGCAAAAAATCCAACTTCCCACTCTCAAAATGCCGTACGTCCTCAATGCCGTAGCGCATCATGACCAGGCGGTCAATACCGCAGCCGAACGCAAAGCCGGTGTACTCATCCGGGTTGATGTTGGCGGCGCGCAATACGTTCGGGTGAATCATGCCGCAGCCCAATAATTCAATCCAACCCTCGCCGGAGCAAACTTTACAAGACGGATCTTTACCCTCGCAAAATGGGCAGCTCAAGGCAAATTCAAAACTTGGCTCAGTAAATGGGAAATAAAATGGATTGACACGCACGTCAAGTTTTTTACCGTAATATTCCTGCAAAAATGCCTGTAGCGTGGCAATCAGGTTACCGACAGCGACACCCTTGCCAACATAGACGCCTTCGACTTGATAAAACGTATGTTCGTGCCGCGCATCCAGGTCTTCGTTACGGAAGACGCGGTCGGGGACGATAGCAGCAATAGCTTCGCCTCGCTCCAGCTGCGCGCGATACTTTTGCAAGACGCGGTTCTGCATGGTGCTGGTATGTGCCGGCGCAATCAGACGGTCGCCGTTTACGTCCGTCTGTTCGGTCATAAATGTATCGTAATCGTCGCGTGCCGGGTGGCCCTTCGGGAAATTCAAACTTTCGAACATGTGGAACTGGTCGTCGATTTCGCGCGACTCTTCGATACAGTAGCCCATGCGGTTAAATATACCGCTGATGCGTTCAATCTCGGCACTTAAAGGGTGTATCGTACCCTGATCGCTTGGCAAGAGCGGCGGAATATCAGTATTAACATCCATCGGCGCAGTAACATCAATCGGCGGCAAATCAACTTTCTCTAATTCCGCCTGGCGCGCCGACACTGCTAGCTCAAGCGCCTGCTTCAACTCGTTAACGCGTTTGCCAAAGCTGCCGCGCTCGTTAGATGGCAGCGTTTTGATATGCTCGTACAGCGCTTTTAACTCTGGCGCGCGCAAAACTTCGCGCGGTGCGCTTGAGGCGAGCGCTCGGTCGGTCAAAGTCTTTGCAATCGTTTCTATATCCATACGCTACCTACCGGCTCACCAAATACACGAAATATCCAAACACGCCGGCCGCCATCAAACCGACGAGTATCCACGCCGGCGCTAATGTCGTCGTTAATTTCGTACCCTGCAAATACGCTGTATCGTCCACGCCGTCGCGCTCACGGTAATAATTATCGTCGTCGCTGTCTGACGTTTGCTTTGATTTCGCCTCAGCTTTGGCGCGAAGTTCCGCCGCGATTCGCTGCTGCAGTTCGCTTCGCCCTTCGTGTTGTTCTAGATATCGTCCCATGCACGTATTATACCACTCTATCTCTATAGCGCACAGATGAGCGTATGTGGTATACTTATCATATATTTCAGTAAAGGAGGGATATACATGGCTACTAGAAAAGCCGCTTCTACCAAAAAAGCGACCGCCAAAAAGCCGGCCGCAGCCAAGGCAAGCAAAACGACTGTGCGCACTGTAAGCGCAAGCGCTCCCAAAAAGAAAGCGCCCGCCGTGAAGACAGAGCCAGTCGTCACCGTTGCTAAGCGTGAAAAAACAACCACGCTGCCGAAAAATATTATCAACGTTATTTTCGCCGAGCTGGTCGGCACGTTTATTCTGACGCTCGTCGCGCTGACATCGTTTAATGATGGCAGTATCGGCGCAATCGCGATTGGTTTTGCGCTCAGTATTATTGTCATGACGGTCGGCGCCGTATCAGGCGCGCATGTCAACCCGGCAGTAACGCTCGGTTTGTGGTCGGTTCGTAAATTAAAGCCAATTTTACTGCCATTCTACTGGGGGTCGCAGTTCCTCGGCGCGATGCTGGCTGTCATTCTGACAAACACAATCGCGCACAATTCTATCAACTTTAGTTTTGACAACTTTACCAGCATGGACTGGTCAATTTTCGGTATTGAGTTGGTCGGTACGGCGGTGTTTTTGTTTGCATTAACAGCTGCAGTTACCCGCGAGCAACTAAACGTAGGACTTCGCGCATTAACAATTGGTTTGGCGCTCACTGTCGGATTACTCAGCTCAAACTATTTGCTGAATAAAACAAAAACACAGGCGGTCGCCGACTACCAAAAGGCTTCGCAATCGGCGAACAGCAGCAAAGACGTTGAAATTCCGCATTCAGCATACGTCAAAAGTGCAAGCCTGAACCCAGCTATTGCGCTCGCGATGACCGATCACACGAAAGCCGAATTAACAAATAGTTCCGCGTCGGCAGGTGAAGTCAGCAAATCGCGCTTCACGCTTGAATCACTGCTTGGCGCATTGATTGGTGCGATGGTTGGCAGCAATTTATACTTGCTTATTGCAAACAGCAAAAAGAACGACTAGCTGTTGCTACACCTTACCATAAAATAAAAATCCCTTCGCTTAGCCGGAGGGATTTTTTATTTTTATCAATCACGCGCACTCGGGCGATCAATCAATAGCGGCTCAACCGCCGTGTCTCGTCCGGTAATCTTCACGACATCCTTATCGACTTTGCCGAATTCTTTATATGCATTGTTGTAATGATTCACCGTCGTACCAAGCGAGTTACCGAGCTTATTCATATACTCGTCGTACTTCGCGATATGCTGCCCTAATTTACCGACGCGCACTTGAATATCCTTCGCCTGCTCTTCAATCTGCAAGCTGCGCAAGCCCTGTAGCACTGTTTGCAGATACGCCATAAAGCTCGTCGGGCTAACAATGATAACATGCTTATCGCGAAACGCGTATTCAATCAAATCGCGCGAGCTGCCGCCGTTGCCGACGTTATTGATCAGCAGATCATAATATAGCGATTCACTCGGGATAAACATAAACGCAAAATCCATCGTACGCTCGCCCGGGCGGATATATTTGCTCGTTTCGTCAATACGCCCTTTCAAATCGGCTTTTACTTTCACGAGCAATTGCTCGCGCTCCTTGCCGCTGGCGTTAATCATACGATTGTAATTTTCCAAACTGAACTTGCTGTCAATCGGCAAAATCCGCCCTTTGTCAAGCAGAATCACCGCGTCAACAATTTCACCGTCCTTAAACTTATACTGCGTCTGATACTGCCCGGGCGCAAGCACATTTTCGAGCACGCTTGATAAATAATATTCGCCAAATACGCCGCGCTGCTTTGGATTTTGCAAAACATTCTGCAGCGTCTTCAAATCAGTCGCCACATCGACGACGCGCTTGTTTGTTTCGTCTAATTTCGTCAGGCGCTGCGTGACATCTGCGACTAATTTTGCGCTTTCGCTCAGCTGCTTTTGCACCGATTGCTGCGTTGCGAGCTGCGAACGCTCTAGCTTGTCGCCCATGGTCTGCTGCAGCGCCGCAATCGACCGCGACAGCTCCACGACATCGCTCTTTACTAATTCGACCGCGCTTTGCTGCGTAAGTTTGTTAATCTTTTGCGCCAGAATTATTAAGCCGCACGCCAACCCAACGATAATAGCGATAAGCAAAACAACAAGAATAAGTTCCATAGCTTTCATTATAGCACTCAAGGCTACAATACGATGATGCAGCGGATAATCACCGCGATCACAATCGCCACCACTGCCGACAGAATAAACGAACGAATGCGCGCAATCCACGCGAACAAACTGTACGCCAAAGCGCCGACCGCTATCATGCCGGCAAGCGCCCAATACCACGGCAGTACTGCCACAATCGACTGAATGCCCCACAGCGCCAAAATCGCCGCGAGAATAATCAGTAGCGGACGATACACGCGAATATGAGCCAACACTACCACGGCAACAAACGATGCAATAAATGCTGTCGTGATCGCCGCATACGTCGCCGCCTGCCCGCACGCCGCGTTCGCCTGATCGCGGCACAGCACCGCTTGGAATATGTAC is a window of Candidatus Saccharimonadaceae bacterium ML1 DNA encoding:
- a CDS encoding ABC transporter ATP-binding protein — translated: MPHEVIKVEQLSKTYGSGDSAAQALKKVSFSIFHGDFLMITGRNGSGKSTFMHQVAMLDYPTKGRILFNLKKNDADAVNVAALPEKQRIEMRLREIGYIFQEYALIRELTALENVMLPRLMWCSARVAREKALRELNRVGLKKKARHLPSELSGGEQQRVAIARALVNDPHIIFADEPTANLDTVASKNVMETLKKINADGITVVMISHEADELQYAKRQIVFENGVVKAERTPAAGELL
- a CDS encoding Cofac hem bdg domain-containing protein; the protein is MSSFISSAAVVSARETYNLYSHLYVGGWCKIGNMAKPVQIYTIFTTHTPQTLPIQSLGLLPASRLYLCGEIHGARQNADAVWTLCYSLGIKQLALEYSASVDVFVQRAVRGDVDISLLNPAMFDSSVLSIEMLKTVVELLRTGAIDQVAYIDETFDYTIDQWRQITDPDWREVVMARNIERLDLSQPTLCVMGNWHTRPRKTSRHISALRRVSETMPEAVLIQNVYRSGTVYNAGKIIALTPRLDLPEQYKIIQRTKRNFDLAVPLAQEINSVTFSPDADVSN
- the rppH_4 gene encoding RNA pyrophosphohydrolase; the protein is MAIQKWRKISSRHILDHPRMQLVEDEVELPSGKKIQYLRQEYSGRGGVIVICRKGDKILVQREYSYPVDEILWQFPGGKIEADETPEQATTRELAEESGIKAENAKCIGWFYPDNRRTNARLFVVECDYVTDDEKARPDDTEFIESEWIENGQISQMIRRGEVRNYAMLAAWGMLQSR
- the glgC gene encoding Glucose-1-phosphate adenylyltransferase, whose protein sequence is MLRGLRSIIPAAGEATRLRPHTLVKQKPMLPMGSDGKKIIDWSLNIASQTESTTVTLHFDESKTKDLENHLESKKDKVAALRDSRRMGAASLIAFSYDLFEPYPEGNSLILPADHVVENINLSEFYEKHLEMDADVTILGVDIKPYGQYIHAHNGTVGEISDHPGGSEYMSSSGIYIISNIKLLEWIARNKRNGWNGEHRSLMRDFITPLIYTGNVVSHRLPDEGYWDDAGTIKRYYDNNMRLSLSNNVLDDEATIGGEATVSRSVLIGSTAIKSGIIDAEIISSDGLNQYSTKIYNRRQ
- the bshA gene encoding N-acetyl-alpha-D-glucosaminyl L-malate synthase, whose amino-acid sequence is MKILILAGQFYPDLAGSGIATCLIARFMAERGHNVTVCVDEDNQYLSEVNGHPDFKIIHIPEYKDFMTGLAGFGKPARAIAKELRKNYDVVHVYSYMPMLLLSTLGDIIGDTKVFFTFWNAPDIGKRALGFYDDSPLDLSLARFIIESGRYHKMVLGSKASYNSALHLGAKSELTSFCYHGIDLKAFRESLYRDIDVFSKYFNRRPTANRLILLPGRITQRKGVEEAIYALSEVSRKYDAQLLLTSDGRGGRYEEAVKRLATLLNVNDRILISNKPVSQEDMGALYKSVNISIIPSYYEGLGFTAIESLAASLPTIVSNTSGLDEIGINGYNCLTVEPRNSRSLADAIIRLLGDDKLQDKLMNNATSSIEKFDMRFFVDYIEDEYKKVARLC
- a CDS encoding ATP-grasp domain-containing protein, which gives rise to MNTDTIISMCRESFSAYDELWLVSARRDHCDNLIDLGIVCEDDFTVVHTHNDLGRKFKNSKILTPPKISSKSFDGIFSVVDDRIFDEVDRVIRDDLRVAILASSPNKPLSDYIKKRSAWEKFTITSPVDDFDKYIDLENKTLLEDILSGIESKLGYRILAESKNMSLDKNYHYIQKIFNAEAGESFFVQEAVSAAGGGTYKISNQSDFNRVQKILPKGMRVKVSTEIANAYSANGSLCIVPRGAECMVFVDPLSHKVLDADCRSNGTYCSVGNDWGINWPKAVNSLYMEIAKSIGEILYKKYGYFGIVGVDFLVKREKNEYRLYVTEINPRWQGTTLYQTYNAILSNGIPLELIHYILKLSKGGANNKVLGTIGSSEDHNVKSVSSPGVYYLKLYAPREPKLIKSDMNGRWNFKDGNILNRQQLNILEDIKKDGGGCVVYIKSPSLGSVAYGEFSPIGYIFGKNLHVFKRDKPGATSDYSRLINTVSRKLYGSL